One window of the Desulfobacterales bacterium genome contains the following:
- a CDS encoding chemotaxis protein CheA: MENILDQINECLEKIALRVVTLEESDIPAMGQLLNYLSDLEMAAKETDNPVFLQLTTGLKSYLEKIILYEAQDLAPFEQGITVLQDMYRFLSCEKPYVSDISQLLKALGISDTDIETSGADDEANPTGNAPGLVVNQEDVQILSDFVVESLENLETIEINLIDLEQNPGNKETINAIFRPFHTVKGVSGFLNLKDINRLSHATENLLDGARQGEFQIKDEVIDIILESVDTLKKMIRGVESSLSEGATVIESGMDIGLLIEKIKQIGQNARQENLPLGEILLRKGTLKSEDLERSLQKQKDIPGKRLGEILISEKITESKAVISALRDQKKGHRLLDLQVKVDTKKLDNLVDLTGELVIAQAMLKQNAQDFSARLGQRCDQNFNHLAQIVSSLQKIAMSMRMVPIKSMFQKMFRVVRDLARNSGKEVDLEMYGEDTEIDRNVVDELYEPMVHMIRNSVDHGIESPEERVRIGKNRKGKVVLRAYHKGGNIIIEIEDDGKGLNKNGILEKAISKNLIDRDAQLTESEIFDLILQPGFSTAQQVTEISGRGVGMDVVKRSIEKLHGRLDIQSEYGRGTNFVIRLPLTLAIIEGMLVRVGKERYVIPTMTIIESIKPKKEDYYTVKGQGEMIMARGKLLPLIRLNRICGVQADSDNPWDGLVVVIENKNDQRCLLLDELLGQEEIVIKSLGESLKKVKGLAGGAILGDGRVGLILDMAGLFEISENMK, from the coding sequence ATGGAAAATATATTGGATCAGATCAATGAGTGTTTGGAAAAAATCGCTTTAAGAGTTGTTACTCTTGAAGAAAGTGATATCCCTGCAATGGGCCAGTTACTGAACTATCTATCTGATCTGGAAATGGCAGCCAAAGAAACGGATAATCCTGTTTTCTTACAGCTAACCACAGGTCTCAAGTCTTATCTTGAAAAGATTATTCTATATGAGGCACAGGATCTGGCACCGTTTGAACAAGGCATTACGGTGCTGCAGGACATGTACCGGTTTTTGAGTTGTGAAAAGCCCTATGTCTCCGATATCAGCCAGCTGCTGAAAGCCCTGGGTATAAGTGATACGGATATTGAGACTTCAGGGGCAGACGATGAAGCGAACCCGACTGGAAATGCTCCGGGACTTGTCGTGAATCAGGAAGACGTTCAGATTTTAAGCGATTTTGTGGTCGAATCACTGGAAAATCTTGAGACGATTGAGATAAACCTGATTGATTTGGAACAAAATCCCGGTAACAAGGAAACAATTAACGCAATTTTCAGACCTTTTCATACGGTAAAAGGGGTATCCGGATTCTTAAACCTAAAGGATATTAACAGATTGTCTCATGCAACAGAGAATTTACTTGATGGAGCCAGACAGGGTGAATTCCAAATTAAGGATGAGGTGATTGATATCATACTTGAATCTGTTGATACCCTGAAAAAAATGATCCGTGGCGTTGAATCAAGTCTGAGCGAAGGCGCAACGGTCATAGAATCGGGCATGGACATCGGTCTGTTAATCGAAAAGATTAAACAGATTGGTCAAAATGCAAGGCAGGAGAATTTGCCCCTGGGCGAAATTCTCTTAAGAAAAGGAACATTGAAATCTGAAGATCTTGAAAGAAGTCTTCAGAAACAGAAAGACATACCGGGTAAGAGATTGGGAGAAATCCTGATCAGTGAGAAAATCACCGAATCAAAAGCGGTGATTTCCGCGTTGCGGGATCAGAAGAAGGGTCACCGCCTCCTTGATCTGCAGGTAAAGGTTGATACAAAAAAGCTGGATAATCTCGTGGACCTGACCGGGGAACTGGTGATTGCGCAGGCAATGCTGAAACAAAATGCTCAGGATTTCTCAGCCAGACTGGGCCAGCGGTGTGATCAAAATTTCAACCATCTGGCCCAGATAGTCTCAAGCCTCCAAAAAATTGCCATGTCCATGAGAATGGTACCCATCAAAAGTATGTTTCAAAAAATGTTCCGGGTAGTAAGAGATCTGGCCAGAAATTCCGGTAAGGAAGTCGATCTCGAAATGTACGGAGAGGATACCGAAATAGATAGAAATGTGGTGGATGAACTCTATGAGCCAATGGTTCATATGATCCGGAACTCGGTGGATCATGGAATCGAAAGCCCCGAAGAGCGTGTCCGGATCGGAAAAAACAGAAAGGGCAAAGTCGTTCTACGGGCATACCATAAGGGTGGAAACATCATTATTGAAATCGAAGATGACGGAAAAGGGTTGAATAAAAACGGGATACTTGAAAAAGCGATTTCAAAAAATCTGATCGACCGGGATGCTCAATTGACCGAATCTGAAATTTTCGATTTAATCCTGCAGCCGGGATTTTCAACTGCGCAACAAGTCACCGAAATTTCAGGCCGGGGGGTTGGCATGGATGTCGTCAAAAGAAGTATCGAGAAACTTCACGGCCGTTTGGATATTCAATCGGAATACGGCAGGGGGACCAATTTCGTCATCAGACTTCCACTGACACTGGCAATTATCGAAGGGATGCTCGTTCGTGTAGGTAAAGAACGTTACGTCATTCCAACAATGACCATTATCGAGTCCATCAAACCCAAAAAAGAGGATTATTATACCGTAAAAGGGCAGGGGGAAATGATTATGGCCAGAGGAAAACTGCTTCCGTTGATACGGTTAAACCGGATTTGCGGTGTTCAGGCGGATTCAGATAACCCGTGGGATGGCCTCGTAGTGGTGATTGAAAATAAAAACGATCAACGATGTCTGCTTCTGGACGAGTTGCTGGGGCAGGAGGAAATCGTGATAAAAAGTCTGGGAGAATCGTTGAAAAAGGTTAAAGGACTGGCGGGAGGCGCCATCCTCGGTGATGGTCGGGTTGGCTTAATCCTTGATATGGCAGGCTTGTTTGAAATTTCGGAAAACATGAAGTGA